From one Streptomyces sp. R41 genomic stretch:
- the paaB gene encoding 1,2-phenylacetyl-CoA epoxidase subunit PaaB: MTTNDWPLWEVFVRSRRGLSHTHAGSLHAPDAELALRNARDLYTRRGEGVSIWVVPSAAITASSPDEKDPFFEPAADKPYRHPTFYEIPEGVKHL, encoded by the coding sequence ATGACGACCAACGACTGGCCCCTGTGGGAGGTCTTCGTGCGCTCGCGCCGCGGCCTCTCGCACACCCACGCCGGCAGCCTGCACGCGCCGGACGCCGAGCTGGCCCTGCGCAACGCACGCGATCTGTACACGCGCCGCGGCGAGGGCGTCTCGATCTGGGTCGTCCCGTCCGCCGCCATCACCGCCTCCTCCCCCGACGAGAAGGACCCGTTCTTCGAACCGGCCGCGGACAAGCCCTACCGGCACCCGACGTTCTACGAGATCCCGGAAGGGGTGAAGCACCTGTGA
- the paaA gene encoding 1,2-phenylacetyl-CoA epoxidase subunit PaaA, whose amino-acid sequence MATAAAHHTARVEADGPAAEAARTAAYEAVFDAAVAADERIEPRDWMPDAYRSTLVRQIAQHAHSEIIGMQPEANWITRAPSLRRKAILMAKVQDEAGHGLYLYSAAETLGTARDELLDKLHTGRQKYSSIFNYPTLTWADVGAIGWLVDGAAITNQVPLCRCSYGPYARAMVRICKEESFHQRQGYELLLSLSRGTPEQHEMAQDAVNRWWWPSLMMFGPPDDESSHSAQSMAWKIKRHSNDELRQRFVDICVPQAESLDLTLPDPDLVWNEERGQHDFGAIDWTEFWEVLKGNGPCNEQRITQRKRAHDEGAWVREAAAAYADKQAHRTEHACGHADEHSGDTAGENGKARA is encoded by the coding sequence ATGGCGACAGCAGCAGCGCACCACACGGCCCGCGTAGAGGCGGACGGACCGGCGGCCGAAGCGGCGCGCACCGCGGCGTACGAGGCCGTCTTCGACGCCGCGGTGGCGGCCGACGAGCGCATCGAGCCCCGCGACTGGATGCCCGACGCCTACCGCTCCACCCTGGTCCGGCAGATCGCGCAGCACGCCCACTCCGAGATCATCGGCATGCAGCCGGAGGCCAACTGGATCACGCGCGCGCCCTCCCTGCGCCGCAAGGCGATCCTGATGGCGAAGGTCCAGGACGAGGCCGGGCACGGGCTGTATCTGTACAGCGCGGCCGAAACCCTCGGCACCGCCCGCGACGAGCTCCTCGACAAGCTGCACACCGGCCGCCAGAAGTACTCGTCGATCTTCAACTACCCGACGCTGACCTGGGCGGATGTCGGCGCCATCGGCTGGCTGGTGGACGGCGCCGCGATCACCAACCAGGTCCCCCTGTGCCGCTGCTCGTACGGGCCGTACGCGCGCGCGATGGTCCGCATCTGCAAGGAGGAGTCCTTCCACCAGCGCCAGGGGTACGAGCTGCTGCTGTCCCTCAGCCGCGGCACCCCCGAGCAGCACGAGATGGCGCAGGACGCGGTGAACCGCTGGTGGTGGCCTTCCCTGATGATGTTCGGCCCGCCCGACGACGAGTCCTCGCACTCGGCACAGTCGATGGCGTGGAAGATCAAGCGCCATTCGAACGACGAGCTGCGCCAGCGCTTCGTGGACATCTGCGTCCCGCAGGCCGAATCGCTGGACCTGACCCTGCCGGACCCGGACCTGGTGTGGAACGAGGAGCGGGGGCAGCACGACTTCGGCGCGATCGACTGGACGGAGTTCTGGGAGGTCCTCAAGGGCAACGGCCCGTGCAACGAACAGCGCATCACGCAGCGCAAGCGCGCACACGACGAGGGAGCGTGGGTCCGGGAGGCGGCCGCGGCCTACGCGGACAAGCAGGCCCACCGGACGGAGCACGCCTGCGGACACGCGGACGAACACAGCGGCGACACGGCCGGCGAGAACGGGAAGGCGCGAGCATGA
- a CDS encoding DUF5819 family protein: protein MDAYDESARTGPWPDGSTPDASMPDGSMRGGSATDGASRDSSVPDSAVTEPLASAAATSEPLTSEPLTSEPLTSEAPTSEAPARPQTESVVEPPAPTGIAALPLRSQIAAALAVAVVAVVACVHLGMVFLHVAPSNTVTKQHGRAIDEWIYPEFEQNWKLFAPNPLQQNIGIQVRALVRTSDGTSRETGWYDLSALDGQAIDGNLLPSHTQQNELRRAWDFYVSTHDGQNRPAGLRGDLSERYLRRIAVLRLDREHAGGAGAVVERVQVRSRTTNVPPPKWSEEKVSDKPIVRELPWWSVPDSDRKDGLTEASAR, encoded by the coding sequence ATGGACGCGTACGACGAGAGCGCGAGGACCGGGCCATGGCCGGACGGTTCCACGCCGGACGCTTCCATGCCTGACGGTTCTATGCGTGGTGGGTCCGCGACTGACGGGGCCTCGCGTGACAGTTCGGTGCCTGACAGCGCCGTGACCGAGCCCCTCGCATCCGCTGCCGCGACATCCGAGCCCCTCACATCCGAGCCCCTCACATCCGAGCCCCTCACATCCGAGGCGCCCACATCCGAGGCGCCCGCCCGCCCCCAGACGGAGTCCGTCGTCGAACCCCCCGCCCCTACCGGTATAGCTGCCCTCCCCCTCCGCTCCCAGATCGCCGCCGCCCTCGCCGTCGCGGTCGTCGCGGTCGTCGCCTGTGTGCACCTCGGCATGGTGTTCCTGCACGTCGCGCCCTCGAACACGGTGACCAAGCAGCACGGCCGGGCGATCGACGAATGGATCTATCCCGAGTTCGAGCAGAACTGGAAGCTCTTCGCCCCCAACCCGCTGCAGCAGAACATTGGGATCCAGGTCCGCGCCCTGGTCCGCACCTCGGACGGCACCAGCCGCGAGACCGGCTGGTACGACCTGTCCGCACTCGACGGCCAGGCCATCGACGGCAACCTGCTGCCGAGCCACACCCAGCAGAACGAACTGCGCCGTGCCTGGGACTTCTATGTCAGTACCCACGACGGCCAGAACCGCCCCGCGGGCCTGCGCGGCGACCTCTCCGAACGCTATCTGCGCCGGATCGCCGTACTGCGCCTCGACCGTGAGCACGCGGGGGGCGCGGGCGCCGTCGTCGAACGCGTCCAGGTCCGCTCCCGCACCACCAACGTGCCGCCCCCCAAGTGGAGCGAGGAGAAGGTGTCCGACAAGCCCATCGTCCGCGAGCTGCCCTGGTGGTCCGTCCCCGACAGCGATCGCAAGGACGGGCTGACGGAGGCGAGCGCCCGATGA
- a CDS encoding HTTM domain-containing protein → MSRFALSVSRGITRVTESALGPYQSAVIRIGFAATWLLFLLREYPHRQEMYGPDGPWSWDLAQQLIATNHSFTALMWSDSQVWFEIVYALAVLSSALLLVGWRTRTMSVLFMVGVLSLQNRSIFMGDGGDNVIHLMAIYLVFTRCGQVWSLDARRARAAREARARGERTGPDRVGPALWGVLGLALVGVTLTGWVGPGWLLFFWGLWALQALWWVVGRRARTAEPRVLLDVFANLVHNGALLVIMAEACLIYATAGWYKIQGSRWQDGTAVYYPLHLDYFSPWPALSDLMSAHGTIVMLVTYGTVAAQVAFPFTLFNRRVKNVLLAAMMTEHAVIAVVLGLPFFSLAMIAADAVFLPTSFLRILGGWAARARGGLFPVRGRTVPGPRERQARIPEQAEDTHVGFTA, encoded by the coding sequence ATGAGCCGATTCGCCCTGTCGGTCTCGCGCGGCATCACCCGAGTCACCGAGAGCGCCCTCGGCCCGTACCAGAGCGCCGTGATCCGCATCGGCTTCGCCGCCACCTGGCTGCTGTTCCTGCTGCGCGAGTACCCGCACCGCCAGGAGATGTACGGGCCCGACGGGCCGTGGAGCTGGGACCTCGCCCAGCAGCTCATCGCGACCAATCACTCGTTCACGGCCCTGATGTGGTCCGACAGCCAGGTGTGGTTCGAGATCGTCTATGCCCTCGCCGTCCTCTCCAGTGCCCTGCTGCTGGTGGGCTGGCGGACCCGCACGATGTCCGTGCTCTTCATGGTGGGCGTGCTGTCCCTGCAGAACCGCAGCATCTTCATGGGGGACGGCGGCGACAACGTCATCCATCTGATGGCGATATACCTGGTGTTCACGCGCTGCGGGCAGGTGTGGTCGCTGGACGCGCGGCGGGCGCGGGCCGCGCGGGAGGCACGCGCGCGTGGCGAGCGGACGGGGCCCGACCGGGTCGGACCGGCCCTGTGGGGTGTGCTCGGCCTGGCGCTGGTCGGGGTGACGCTCACCGGGTGGGTCGGCCCCGGGTGGCTGCTGTTCTTCTGGGGACTGTGGGCGCTGCAGGCCCTGTGGTGGGTCGTCGGCCGCCGTGCGCGCACCGCGGAGCCACGGGTCCTGCTGGACGTCTTCGCCAACCTCGTGCACAACGGTGCGCTGCTCGTGATCATGGCGGAGGCGTGTCTGATCTACGCGACCGCCGGCTGGTACAAGATCCAGGGCTCGCGCTGGCAGGACGGCACCGCCGTCTACTACCCGCTCCACCTGGACTACTTCTCGCCCTGGCCCGCGCTGTCCGACCTGATGTCCGCGCACGGCACGATCGTGATGCTGGTGACGTACGGGACGGTCGCCGCGCAGGTTGCCTTCCCCTTCACTCTGTTCAACCGACGGGTCAAGAACGTCCTGCTGGCGGCCATGATGACCGAGCACGCCGTGATCGCCGTGGTCCTCGGGCTGCCGTTCTTCTCGCTCGCGATGATCGCCGCCGACGCGGTGTTCCTGCCGACGTCCTTCCTGCGGATCCTCGGCGGATGGGCGGCACGCGCGCGTGGAGGGCTCTTTCCGGTCCGCGGCCGTACGGTGCCGGGGCCGCGCGAGCGGCAGGCGCGCATCCCGGAGCAGGCCGAGGACACCCACGTAGGCTTCACGGCATGA